The DNA window CAGCGGGAGTCATCCTGCCCAAGGAGTTGCTGGAGAAGCTTCGCGTGAGCAAGGGTGACACCCTGTTTGTCACCGAGACGCCGAATGGAGTCGAACTGTCGGCTCACGATGAGGAGGTCGAACGCCAGATGGAGATTGCGGAGAAGTTGATGCGTGAGAATCGGAATCTACTCCGGAAACTCGCGCAATGACCGAATCGGAGCCGATCTGGTTGAAGCTGGAGTTCATTCTCAAGCTCCATTCCCGCCAGCTTGCCGAGCACGGAGGATCGGATGGGATCCGGGACGAGGGAATGCTGGTCTCCGCTCTCAACCGGCCAGCCGACAAGTGGCACTATGCGGATCCCAAGCCCGATCTCTGCGAACTGGCCGCCGCTTACGCCTTCGGCTTTGCGAAGAACCATCCCTTCATCGACGGCAACAAACGGACGAGCGCGATGGCATGCGAAACCTTCTTGGTTCGCAACGGCCTCCTTCCGACCGCTTCGGAGGACGAGAAGTATCCTTACTACCTGTCGCTCGCCTCGGGAGATGTATCCGAAACGGACTTCGCCAGCTGGCTTCGCGAAAACACCGCACCGATCGAATGAAACCCCACATCCCCACCCTGATAAGCCGCAAGCGTGACGGAGAACACCTGAAGCCGGAGGAGATCCGCGGGCTGATCGATGGCTACGTGACCGGCGATGTTCCCGACTACCAGATGTCCGCCTTCGCGATGGCGGTGTTCTTCAAAGGCATGAACGCCGCAGAGACCGCCGCGCTCACGACCTCGATGCTCGAGAGCGGCGACCGCTTCACCCACACCAAGGGTTCTCCGGTCGTGGACAAGCACTCGACTGGCGGCATCGGCGACAAGGTATCACTGGTCCTCGCCCCGCTCGTCGCCGCCGCTGGCTCACGCATCCCGATGGTTTCGGGCAGAGGCCTTGGCATCACGGGCGGCACGCTCGACAAGCTCGAGTCGATCCCGGGCTTCAACGTGCACCTGAGCCTTCCCGAAGCCGAGAAGCAATTGGACGAAATCGGGGTCGTGATGATGGGCCAAACGGAGCACTTCTGCCCGGCCGACAAGAAACTCTACGCGCTCCGCGACGTGACGGGAACAGTCCCGTCGATTCCGTTGATCACCGCTTCGATCATGTCGAAGAAGCTCGCCGAGTCCTTGGACCGGTTGGTCCTCGACGTGAAGTTCGGCTCCGGCGCGTTCATGAAGACAGAGAAAGAGGCATCGGCGCTGGCGGAGTCGATGATCGCGGTCGGCCGGGAAATGGGGGTCGATGTCCGCGCCCTGCTCAACCCGATGTCGGAACCGCTGGGGAGAGCCGTCGGCAATTCGTTCGAGGTTATCGAAGCCATTGACTGCCTCGATGGCGGCGGACCGGGAGACTTGAGGTCACTCGTGCTCGATCTCACCGAGGCGATTGTCGATGTTCCGCGAAGCGATCTGGAGAAGCTCCTCGATTCGGGGATCGCGCGGGCCAAGTTCGACGAACTGGTGGCAAAGCAAGGCGGTAAGCCCGGTGATCTTGGCAAGCTCGGCGAACTCCACGAAGCTCCCGTGATCCGCGAAATGCCGGCCCCTGATACGGGAACCATCGTAACGGTCGACGCCGGCCTGGTCGGTCAAGCGGCCCTCCAACTCGGCGCCGGACGCTCCAGGGCCGACGACGGCGTCGATCACGCGGTCGGGTTCGACCGCCTCGTGAAGTGCGGCGAGTCGGTCCATCAGGGCCAAGCCCTCTGCCGGATCCACGCCCGCAACAAGGTCGACTTCGATCTCGCCGAGGCCCTTCTGGACCAAGCCATCAAGGTCGAACCATGAAGCCCAAACCCCACCCTCTCGTCCGAGCGGCCGCCCTGCTGGTGCTTCTGGGCTTCGCCGGGGTCTTCATCTGGAACCTCACGCGCCCTGCCAAGCGTCCGTCGTCCCCCCGCATCGAGGAGCTGAATTCCATCGCCGAGGCCAGTGCCGAGATCAAAGCCGAGCGCCGCGATGCCGCCTTGGTTCGCCAGCTGATCGAGGAGGACCTCGGCGAGCGACGCTTCCGGTTTCCGACGGTAATCCACGCGAGTTCCGGATGCCATGTGCTCCGCCTCGATCCGGAACGACCGTCCCACAAACGGATCCTCGACGCCCTCGGCGAGGCACTCGGAAAAATCACCGAAGAACTGGCGCGACCGGGTTCGGCCGCCCTTGAGGAACGCCGCATCAACGAGGTGTCCCGACACTTCGAGGACGCGCTGAAGGCCGAACTCGATGCCGTCGACGGTCTCGCCTGCACCATCCCGCCCAACAGGGACGGCGAAGAACAACGGAGTGGCTACCCGGACCTCCAGGTCACCGACGAGCAAAGCGGAGAAGTCTTCTACCTCGATCCCAAACTGGTGGAGAATACCTCGTGGGACAGCAGCTTCCGCAGCTTCTACTTCGAACCGAAGGACCGCAGCCTGAAAATCACCAAAGACGCGGTTCATTTGCTTGTGGGAATCGGCCACAACGGCGAGGATGGCCGATGGGTTTTCGGTCCGTGGAAGATCGTCGATCTCTCGTCCCTCGCGCTGCGTCTGAAACCCGAATTCCAAGCCTCGAACCGCGATCTCTATCCTTCCGCCGACCCGTAATCCTCATTCCACGACCCACCGTCATGAAACCGATCCTCGCCCTCCTGCTGACCGCCGTCGTTTCCCAAGCCAATCCGAAGCAGCCCTTCGATTTCAACTTCGACGGGCACGAGGACTACCGGGTGCTGACGTTCTCCAATTCGAAG is part of the Haloferula helveola genome and encodes:
- a CDS encoding AbrB/MazE/SpoVT family DNA-binding domain-containing protein: MSLKITSIGNSAGVILPKELLEKLRVSKGDTLFVTETPNGVELSAHDEEVERQMEIAEKLMRENRNLLRKLAQ
- a CDS encoding type II toxin-antitoxin system death-on-curing family toxin, encoding MTESEPIWLKLEFILKLHSRQLAEHGGSDGIRDEGMLVSALNRPADKWHYADPKPDLCELAAAYAFGFAKNHPFIDGNKRTSAMACETFLVRNGLLPTASEDEKYPYYLSLASGDVSETDFASWLRENTAPIE
- a CDS encoding thymidine phosphorylase, coding for MKPHIPTLISRKRDGEHLKPEEIRGLIDGYVTGDVPDYQMSAFAMAVFFKGMNAAETAALTTSMLESGDRFTHTKGSPVVDKHSTGGIGDKVSLVLAPLVAAAGSRIPMVSGRGLGITGGTLDKLESIPGFNVHLSLPEAEKQLDEIGVVMMGQTEHFCPADKKLYALRDVTGTVPSIPLITASIMSKKLAESLDRLVLDVKFGSGAFMKTEKEASALAESMIAVGREMGVDVRALLNPMSEPLGRAVGNSFEVIEAIDCLDGGGPGDLRSLVLDLTEAIVDVPRSDLEKLLDSGIARAKFDELVAKQGGKPGDLGKLGELHEAPVIREMPAPDTGTIVTVDAGLVGQAALQLGAGRSRADDGVDHAVGFDRLVKCGESVHQGQALCRIHARNKVDFDLAEALLDQAIKVEP